Proteins encoded in a region of the Hypanus sabinus isolate sHypSab1 chromosome 12, sHypSab1.hap1, whole genome shotgun sequence genome:
- the polr3f gene encoding DNA-directed RNA polymerase III subunit RPC6 — protein MADVKVKQEVPDPVALENRILELCQQFPQGITDQVIQNDMPQVEPQKRAMVINRLLSIGQLDLLRGTAGLLYRIKDSQSASKMKGSDNQEKLVYQIIEDAGNKGIWSRDIRYKSNLPLTEINKILKNMESKKLIKAVKSVAASKKKVYMLYNLQPDRSVTGGAWYSDQDFESEFVEVLNQQCFKFLQNKAEVARESKQSPMVQRNSSFASSHEVWKYICELGISKVELSMEDIETILNTLIYDGKVEMTIIAAKEGTVGSVDGQMKLYKAVNPIIQPTGLMRTPCGMCPVFHDCHEGGDISPATCLYMTEWLEF, from the exons ATGGCAGACGTCAAAGTCAAGCAAGAAGTTCCAGATCCGGTGGCGCTGGAAAACAG GATTTTGGAACTCTGCCAGCAGTTTCCACAGGGGATCACAGACCAGGTTATTCAGAATGACATGCCGCAGGTGGAGCCACAGAAGAGAGCAATGGTTATCAACAGGCTTCTCTCAATA GGCCAGCTAGACCTGCTGAGGGGCACAGCTGGCCTCCTTTACCGCATCAAGGATTCGCAGTCTGCAAG CAAAATGAAGGGATCAGACAACCAGGAGAAGCTGGTTTATCAAATCATTGAAGATGCTGGGAATAAAG GTATATGGAGCAGAGATATTCGATACAAAAGCAACCTTCCTCTAACGGAGATCAACAAAATTTTGAAGAACATGGAAAGCAAGAAACTAATAAAAGCTGTGAAGTCTGTTGCT GCATCGAAGAAGAAGGTGTACATGTTGTATAACTTGCAGCCAGACCGGTCTGTGACTGGTGGCGCTTGGTACAGTGACCAGGATTTCGAGTCCGAGTTTGTGGAAGTGTTGAACCAACAGTGCTTTAAGTTCTTACAAAATAAG GCAGAGGTGGCTCGGGAGAGTAAACAGAGCCCTATGGTTCAAAGAAACAGTTCGTTTGCTTCATCGCATGAAGTGTGGAAATACATCTGTGAATTGGGTATCAGCAAG GTGGAACTCTCAATGGAAGATATAGAAACTATTCTAAATACGTTGATATATGATGGGAAAGTAGAGATGACGATTATAGCTGCAAAAGAAGGCACGGTCGGTAGCGTGGATGGACAAATGAAGCTGTATAAAGCAGTCAATCCCATCATCCAGCCCACTGGCCTGATGAGGACACCTTGTGGAATGTGCCCA GTATTTCACGATTGTCATGAAGGCGGGGACATCTCTCCTGCGACTTGTCTATACATGACAGAGTGGCTGGAGTTTTAA
- the LOC132403141 gene encoding tigger transposable element-derived protein 1-like isoform X5, with the protein MSGKRLTSSSASCKPKQPRKAISLDIELDILRRFDAGEKLSTIAKTLGLATSEVATIRDNRDEIKTSVQIAAPLNAQTLYFHHSEVISDMERLLSMWIKDQTQDNVPLSTNVIQAKAKSLYDELLKEEGSGAQGKPFLASEGWFDMFQKRFSLHKVHNAVANTAINYPSELKKVIDEGAYMPEQVFNVGEMGLFWKRLPDRTYISKEEKAIPGFKASNDRLTLLVGGNAAGDFKLKPLLVYSCENPRALKGYAKPNLPVIWHSNSKAWMTVTIFHDWFINYFCPAVEKYCAKHHLSNKALLILDNTPSHPLNLNDLSNSVRVEYLSINTAALLQPMDQGVIATFKRYYLRKTFKQLTYATNGEGKPTVREFWKSFNILNAIDNIAESWDEVKVSTMNGAWKNIWPECINNFSGFPPAESAEKVTRDIVELANEAGFEDVVEGDVIHLLDSYEDYLSDDDLMLLEQEQASQEVDMIETPPVPLQIMTNHLSDALSYVDQVVHILSVNDPNRERSLRVGRLLQDAMSCYREMYKEKLRRKQQSTLDAFLVLKSEPPSP; encoded by the coding sequence ATGTCCGGAAAAAGGCTAACAAGTTCAAGTGCAAGTTGTAAACCGAAACAACCACGTAAAGCAATTTCACTGGATATAGAACTCGATATTTTACGAAGGTTTGATGCCGGTGAAAAACTTAGTACAATTGCTAAAACACTAGGGCTAGCCACATCTGAAGTGGCAACAATAAGAGACAACAGAGATGAAATTAAGACAAGTGTTCAAATTGCTGCACCATTAAATGCTCAAACGCTCTACTTTCACCACAGCGAAGTGATAAGTGATATGGAAAGACTCCTGAGCATGTGGATAAAAGACCAGACGCAGGATAATGTGCCATTAAGTACAAATGTTATTCAAGCTAAGGCCAAGAGCCTCTATGATGAACTTTTGAAAGAAGAGGGTAGCGGTGCACAAGGAAAACCTTTCTTGGCAAGTGAAGGGTGGTTTGACATGTTTCAAAAGCGATTCAGCTTGCATAAAGTGCATAATGCTGTTGCCAATACTGCAATAAATTATCCGAGTGAACTGAAGAAGGTAATTGATGAAGGAGCTTACATGCCAGAACAGGTATTTAATGTAGGTGAAATGGGTCTTTTTTGGAAACGCTTGCCTGACAGAACATATATTTCAAAAGAAGAGAAGGCCATCCCTGGCTTTAAAGCTTCCAATGATCGCCTGACGTTACTTGTAGGAGGCAATGCTGCTGGTGATTTTAAGTTAAAGCCCCTTCTAGTGTACAGCTGTGAGAATCCCAGAGCCCTCAAGGGTTATGCAAAACCTAACCTACCAGTGATTTGGCACTCAAACAGCAAAGCCTGGATGACTGTGACTATTTTTCATGACTGGTTTATCAACTATTTCTGTCCAGCTGTAGAAAAGTACTGTGCCAAACATCACCTTTCCAACAAAGCACTGCTCATTTTGGATAACACTCCTAGCCACCCACTGAATTTAAATGATCTTTCGAATAGTGTGCGAGTTGAGTACTTGTCCATCAACACAGCAGCCTTATTACAACCAATGGATCAAGGTGTAATAGCAACTTTCAAAAGAtattatttaagaaaaacttttaAGCAATTGACTTATGCAACTAATGGAGAAGGTAAGCCAACAGTTCGAGAATTTTGGAAAAGCTTTAACATTTTGAATGCAATAGATAACATTGCTGAGTCATGGGATGAAGTGAAAGTTTCGACAATGAATGGTGCCTGGAAAAACATTTGGCCAGAGTGCATCAACAACTTTAGTGGCTTTCCACCAGCAGAATCAGCAGAAAAGGTTACTAGAGACATAGTAGAACTAGCAAATGAGGCTGGATTTGAAGACGTTGTTGAAGGAGATGTGATTCACCTCTTGGATTCTTATGAAGATTATTTGTCAGATGACGACCTCATGTTGTTGGAGCAAGAGCAGGCTTCACAAGAAGTTGATATGATAGAAACACCACCAGTCCCTCTTCAAATAATGACAAACCACCTTTCAGATGCCTTATCATACGTTGACCAGGTTGTGCATATCCTTAGTGTGAATGACCCAAACCGAGAACGTAGTCTAAGGGTTGGCCGCTTACTGCAAGATGCTATGAGCTGTTACAGGGAAATGTACAAGGAAAAATTACGTCGCAAACAGCAGTCAACTCTTGATGCATTCCTTGTCTTAAAATCAGAGCCTCCCTCTCCCTAA
- the LOC132403141 gene encoding tigger transposable element-derived protein 1-like isoform X4, protein MMSGKRLTSSSASCKPKQPRKAISLDIELDILRRFDAGEKLSTIAKTLGLATSEVATIRDNRDEIKTSVQIAAPLNAQTLYFHHSEVISDMERLLSMWIKDQTQDNVPLSTNVIQAKAKSLYDELLKEEGSGAQGKPFLASEGWFDMFQKRFSLHKVHNAVANTAINYPSELKKVIDEGAYMPEQVFNVGEMGLFWKRLPDRTYISKEEKAIPGFKASNDRLTLLVGGNAAGDFKLKPLLVYSCENPRALKGYAKPNLPVIWHSNSKAWMTVTIFHDWFINYFCPAVEKYCAKHHLSNKALLILDNTPSHPLNLNDLSNSVRVEYLSINTAALLQPMDQGVIATFKRYYLRKTFKQLTYATNGEGKPTVREFWKSFNILNAIDNIAESWDEVKVSTMNGAWKNIWPECINNFSGFPPAESAEKVTRDIVELANEAGFEDVVEGDVIHLLDSYEDYLSDDDLMLLEQEQASQEVDMIETPPVPLQIMTNHLSDALSYVDQVVHILSVNDPNRERSLRVGRLLQDAMSCYREMYKEKLRRKQQSTLDAFLVLKSEPPSP, encoded by the coding sequence ATGTCCGGAAAAAGGCTAACAAGTTCAAGTGCAAGTTGTAAACCGAAACAACCACGTAAAGCAATTTCACTGGATATAGAACTCGATATTTTACGAAGGTTTGATGCCGGTGAAAAACTTAGTACAATTGCTAAAACACTAGGGCTAGCCACATCTGAAGTGGCAACAATAAGAGACAACAGAGATGAAATTAAGACAAGTGTTCAAATTGCTGCACCATTAAATGCTCAAACGCTCTACTTTCACCACAGCGAAGTGATAAGTGATATGGAAAGACTCCTGAGCATGTGGATAAAAGACCAGACGCAGGATAATGTGCCATTAAGTACAAATGTTATTCAAGCTAAGGCCAAGAGCCTCTATGATGAACTTTTGAAAGAAGAGGGTAGCGGTGCACAAGGAAAACCTTTCTTGGCAAGTGAAGGGTGGTTTGACATGTTTCAAAAGCGATTCAGCTTGCATAAAGTGCATAATGCTGTTGCCAATACTGCAATAAATTATCCGAGTGAACTGAAGAAGGTAATTGATGAAGGAGCTTACATGCCAGAACAGGTATTTAATGTAGGTGAAATGGGTCTTTTTTGGAAACGCTTGCCTGACAGAACATATATTTCAAAAGAAGAGAAGGCCATCCCTGGCTTTAAAGCTTCCAATGATCGCCTGACGTTACTTGTAGGAGGCAATGCTGCTGGTGATTTTAAGTTAAAGCCCCTTCTAGTGTACAGCTGTGAGAATCCCAGAGCCCTCAAGGGTTATGCAAAACCTAACCTACCAGTGATTTGGCACTCAAACAGCAAAGCCTGGATGACTGTGACTATTTTTCATGACTGGTTTATCAACTATTTCTGTCCAGCTGTAGAAAAGTACTGTGCCAAACATCACCTTTCCAACAAAGCACTGCTCATTTTGGATAACACTCCTAGCCACCCACTGAATTTAAATGATCTTTCGAATAGTGTGCGAGTTGAGTACTTGTCCATCAACACAGCAGCCTTATTACAACCAATGGATCAAGGTGTAATAGCAACTTTCAAAAGAtattatttaagaaaaacttttaAGCAATTGACTTATGCAACTAATGGAGAAGGTAAGCCAACAGTTCGAGAATTTTGGAAAAGCTTTAACATTTTGAATGCAATAGATAACATTGCTGAGTCATGGGATGAAGTGAAAGTTTCGACAATGAATGGTGCCTGGAAAAACATTTGGCCAGAGTGCATCAACAACTTTAGTGGCTTTCCACCAGCAGAATCAGCAGAAAAGGTTACTAGAGACATAGTAGAACTAGCAAATGAGGCTGGATTTGAAGACGTTGTTGAAGGAGATGTGATTCACCTCTTGGATTCTTATGAAGATTATTTGTCAGATGACGACCTCATGTTGTTGGAGCAAGAGCAGGCTTCACAAGAAGTTGATATGATAGAAACACCACCAGTCCCTCTTCAAATAATGACAAACCACCTTTCAGATGCCTTATCATACGTTGACCAGGTTGTGCATATCCTTAGTGTGAATGACCCAAACCGAGAACGTAGTCTAAGGGTTGGCCGCTTACTGCAAGATGCTATGAGCTGTTACAGGGAAATGTACAAGGAAAAATTACGTCGCAAACAGCAGTCAACTCTTGATGCATTCCTTGTCTTAAAATCAGAGCCTCCCTCTCCCTAA
- the LOC132403141 gene encoding tigger transposable element-derived protein 1-like isoform X1 translates to MTPTDLICLSLSAVQCSSSMDKALADWQEAKRGNKGILFRLAAGDKWCSTGMSGKRLTSSSASCKPKQPRKAISLDIELDILRRFDAGEKLSTIAKTLGLATSEVATIRDNRDEIKTSVQIAAPLNAQTLYFHHSEVISDMERLLSMWIKDQTQDNVPLSTNVIQAKAKSLYDELLKEEGSGAQGKPFLASEGWFDMFQKRFSLHKVHNAVANTAINYPSELKKVIDEGAYMPEQVFNVGEMGLFWKRLPDRTYISKEEKAIPGFKASNDRLTLLVGGNAAGDFKLKPLLVYSCENPRALKGYAKPNLPVIWHSNSKAWMTVTIFHDWFINYFCPAVEKYCAKHHLSNKALLILDNTPSHPLNLNDLSNSVRVEYLSINTAALLQPMDQGVIATFKRYYLRKTFKQLTYATNGEGKPTVREFWKSFNILNAIDNIAESWDEVKVSTMNGAWKNIWPECINNFSGFPPAESAEKVTRDIVELANEAGFEDVVEGDVIHLLDSYEDYLSDDDLMLLEQEQASQEVDMIETPPVPLQIMTNHLSDALSYVDQVVHILSVNDPNRERSLRVGRLLQDAMSCYREMYKEKLRRKQQSTLDAFLVLKSEPPSP, encoded by the coding sequence ATGTCCGGAAAAAGGCTAACAAGTTCAAGTGCAAGTTGTAAACCGAAACAACCACGTAAAGCAATTTCACTGGATATAGAACTCGATATTTTACGAAGGTTTGATGCCGGTGAAAAACTTAGTACAATTGCTAAAACACTAGGGCTAGCCACATCTGAAGTGGCAACAATAAGAGACAACAGAGATGAAATTAAGACAAGTGTTCAAATTGCTGCACCATTAAATGCTCAAACGCTCTACTTTCACCACAGCGAAGTGATAAGTGATATGGAAAGACTCCTGAGCATGTGGATAAAAGACCAGACGCAGGATAATGTGCCATTAAGTACAAATGTTATTCAAGCTAAGGCCAAGAGCCTCTATGATGAACTTTTGAAAGAAGAGGGTAGCGGTGCACAAGGAAAACCTTTCTTGGCAAGTGAAGGGTGGTTTGACATGTTTCAAAAGCGATTCAGCTTGCATAAAGTGCATAATGCTGTTGCCAATACTGCAATAAATTATCCGAGTGAACTGAAGAAGGTAATTGATGAAGGAGCTTACATGCCAGAACAGGTATTTAATGTAGGTGAAATGGGTCTTTTTTGGAAACGCTTGCCTGACAGAACATATATTTCAAAAGAAGAGAAGGCCATCCCTGGCTTTAAAGCTTCCAATGATCGCCTGACGTTACTTGTAGGAGGCAATGCTGCTGGTGATTTTAAGTTAAAGCCCCTTCTAGTGTACAGCTGTGAGAATCCCAGAGCCCTCAAGGGTTATGCAAAACCTAACCTACCAGTGATTTGGCACTCAAACAGCAAAGCCTGGATGACTGTGACTATTTTTCATGACTGGTTTATCAACTATTTCTGTCCAGCTGTAGAAAAGTACTGTGCCAAACATCACCTTTCCAACAAAGCACTGCTCATTTTGGATAACACTCCTAGCCACCCACTGAATTTAAATGATCTTTCGAATAGTGTGCGAGTTGAGTACTTGTCCATCAACACAGCAGCCTTATTACAACCAATGGATCAAGGTGTAATAGCAACTTTCAAAAGAtattatttaagaaaaacttttaAGCAATTGACTTATGCAACTAATGGAGAAGGTAAGCCAACAGTTCGAGAATTTTGGAAAAGCTTTAACATTTTGAATGCAATAGATAACATTGCTGAGTCATGGGATGAAGTGAAAGTTTCGACAATGAATGGTGCCTGGAAAAACATTTGGCCAGAGTGCATCAACAACTTTAGTGGCTTTCCACCAGCAGAATCAGCAGAAAAGGTTACTAGAGACATAGTAGAACTAGCAAATGAGGCTGGATTTGAAGACGTTGTTGAAGGAGATGTGATTCACCTCTTGGATTCTTATGAAGATTATTTGTCAGATGACGACCTCATGTTGTTGGAGCAAGAGCAGGCTTCACAAGAAGTTGATATGATAGAAACACCACCAGTCCCTCTTCAAATAATGACAAACCACCTTTCAGATGCCTTATCATACGTTGACCAGGTTGTGCATATCCTTAGTGTGAATGACCCAAACCGAGAACGTAGTCTAAGGGTTGGCCGCTTACTGCAAGATGCTATGAGCTGTTACAGGGAAATGTACAAGGAAAAATTACGTCGCAAACAGCAGTCAACTCTTGATGCATTCCTTGTCTTAAAATCAGAGCCTCCCTCTCCCTAA
- the LOC132403141 gene encoding tigger transposable element-derived protein 1-like isoform X2, with amino-acid sequence MDKALADWQEAKRGNKGILFRLAAGDKWCSTGMSGKRLTSSSASCKPKQPRKAISLDIELDILRRFDAGEKLSTIAKTLGLATSEVATIRDNRDEIKTSVQIAAPLNAQTLYFHHSEVISDMERLLSMWIKDQTQDNVPLSTNVIQAKAKSLYDELLKEEGSGAQGKPFLASEGWFDMFQKRFSLHKVHNAVANTAINYPSELKKVIDEGAYMPEQVFNVGEMGLFWKRLPDRTYISKEEKAIPGFKASNDRLTLLVGGNAAGDFKLKPLLVYSCENPRALKGYAKPNLPVIWHSNSKAWMTVTIFHDWFINYFCPAVEKYCAKHHLSNKALLILDNTPSHPLNLNDLSNSVRVEYLSINTAALLQPMDQGVIATFKRYYLRKTFKQLTYATNGEGKPTVREFWKSFNILNAIDNIAESWDEVKVSTMNGAWKNIWPECINNFSGFPPAESAEKVTRDIVELANEAGFEDVVEGDVIHLLDSYEDYLSDDDLMLLEQEQASQEVDMIETPPVPLQIMTNHLSDALSYVDQVVHILSVNDPNRERSLRVGRLLQDAMSCYREMYKEKLRRKQQSTLDAFLVLKSEPPSP; translated from the coding sequence ATGTCCGGAAAAAGGCTAACAAGTTCAAGTGCAAGTTGTAAACCGAAACAACCACGTAAAGCAATTTCACTGGATATAGAACTCGATATTTTACGAAGGTTTGATGCCGGTGAAAAACTTAGTACAATTGCTAAAACACTAGGGCTAGCCACATCTGAAGTGGCAACAATAAGAGACAACAGAGATGAAATTAAGACAAGTGTTCAAATTGCTGCACCATTAAATGCTCAAACGCTCTACTTTCACCACAGCGAAGTGATAAGTGATATGGAAAGACTCCTGAGCATGTGGATAAAAGACCAGACGCAGGATAATGTGCCATTAAGTACAAATGTTATTCAAGCTAAGGCCAAGAGCCTCTATGATGAACTTTTGAAAGAAGAGGGTAGCGGTGCACAAGGAAAACCTTTCTTGGCAAGTGAAGGGTGGTTTGACATGTTTCAAAAGCGATTCAGCTTGCATAAAGTGCATAATGCTGTTGCCAATACTGCAATAAATTATCCGAGTGAACTGAAGAAGGTAATTGATGAAGGAGCTTACATGCCAGAACAGGTATTTAATGTAGGTGAAATGGGTCTTTTTTGGAAACGCTTGCCTGACAGAACATATATTTCAAAAGAAGAGAAGGCCATCCCTGGCTTTAAAGCTTCCAATGATCGCCTGACGTTACTTGTAGGAGGCAATGCTGCTGGTGATTTTAAGTTAAAGCCCCTTCTAGTGTACAGCTGTGAGAATCCCAGAGCCCTCAAGGGTTATGCAAAACCTAACCTACCAGTGATTTGGCACTCAAACAGCAAAGCCTGGATGACTGTGACTATTTTTCATGACTGGTTTATCAACTATTTCTGTCCAGCTGTAGAAAAGTACTGTGCCAAACATCACCTTTCCAACAAAGCACTGCTCATTTTGGATAACACTCCTAGCCACCCACTGAATTTAAATGATCTTTCGAATAGTGTGCGAGTTGAGTACTTGTCCATCAACACAGCAGCCTTATTACAACCAATGGATCAAGGTGTAATAGCAACTTTCAAAAGAtattatttaagaaaaacttttaAGCAATTGACTTATGCAACTAATGGAGAAGGTAAGCCAACAGTTCGAGAATTTTGGAAAAGCTTTAACATTTTGAATGCAATAGATAACATTGCTGAGTCATGGGATGAAGTGAAAGTTTCGACAATGAATGGTGCCTGGAAAAACATTTGGCCAGAGTGCATCAACAACTTTAGTGGCTTTCCACCAGCAGAATCAGCAGAAAAGGTTACTAGAGACATAGTAGAACTAGCAAATGAGGCTGGATTTGAAGACGTTGTTGAAGGAGATGTGATTCACCTCTTGGATTCTTATGAAGATTATTTGTCAGATGACGACCTCATGTTGTTGGAGCAAGAGCAGGCTTCACAAGAAGTTGATATGATAGAAACACCACCAGTCCCTCTTCAAATAATGACAAACCACCTTTCAGATGCCTTATCATACGTTGACCAGGTTGTGCATATCCTTAGTGTGAATGACCCAAACCGAGAACGTAGTCTAAGGGTTGGCCGCTTACTGCAAGATGCTATGAGCTGTTACAGGGAAATGTACAAGGAAAAATTACGTCGCAAACAGCAGTCAACTCTTGATGCATTCCTTGTCTTAAAATCAGAGCCTCCCTCTCCCTAA
- the LOC132403141 gene encoding tigger transposable element-derived protein 1-like isoform X3, protein MDRPSCWQTRECGAEMSGKRLTSSSASCKPKQPRKAISLDIELDILRRFDAGEKLSTIAKTLGLATSEVATIRDNRDEIKTSVQIAAPLNAQTLYFHHSEVISDMERLLSMWIKDQTQDNVPLSTNVIQAKAKSLYDELLKEEGSGAQGKPFLASEGWFDMFQKRFSLHKVHNAVANTAINYPSELKKVIDEGAYMPEQVFNVGEMGLFWKRLPDRTYISKEEKAIPGFKASNDRLTLLVGGNAAGDFKLKPLLVYSCENPRALKGYAKPNLPVIWHSNSKAWMTVTIFHDWFINYFCPAVEKYCAKHHLSNKALLILDNTPSHPLNLNDLSNSVRVEYLSINTAALLQPMDQGVIATFKRYYLRKTFKQLTYATNGEGKPTVREFWKSFNILNAIDNIAESWDEVKVSTMNGAWKNIWPECINNFSGFPPAESAEKVTRDIVELANEAGFEDVVEGDVIHLLDSYEDYLSDDDLMLLEQEQASQEVDMIETPPVPLQIMTNHLSDALSYVDQVVHILSVNDPNRERSLRVGRLLQDAMSCYREMYKEKLRRKQQSTLDAFLVLKSEPPSP, encoded by the coding sequence ATGTCCGGAAAAAGGCTAACAAGTTCAAGTGCAAGTTGTAAACCGAAACAACCACGTAAAGCAATTTCACTGGATATAGAACTCGATATTTTACGAAGGTTTGATGCCGGTGAAAAACTTAGTACAATTGCTAAAACACTAGGGCTAGCCACATCTGAAGTGGCAACAATAAGAGACAACAGAGATGAAATTAAGACAAGTGTTCAAATTGCTGCACCATTAAATGCTCAAACGCTCTACTTTCACCACAGCGAAGTGATAAGTGATATGGAAAGACTCCTGAGCATGTGGATAAAAGACCAGACGCAGGATAATGTGCCATTAAGTACAAATGTTATTCAAGCTAAGGCCAAGAGCCTCTATGATGAACTTTTGAAAGAAGAGGGTAGCGGTGCACAAGGAAAACCTTTCTTGGCAAGTGAAGGGTGGTTTGACATGTTTCAAAAGCGATTCAGCTTGCATAAAGTGCATAATGCTGTTGCCAATACTGCAATAAATTATCCGAGTGAACTGAAGAAGGTAATTGATGAAGGAGCTTACATGCCAGAACAGGTATTTAATGTAGGTGAAATGGGTCTTTTTTGGAAACGCTTGCCTGACAGAACATATATTTCAAAAGAAGAGAAGGCCATCCCTGGCTTTAAAGCTTCCAATGATCGCCTGACGTTACTTGTAGGAGGCAATGCTGCTGGTGATTTTAAGTTAAAGCCCCTTCTAGTGTACAGCTGTGAGAATCCCAGAGCCCTCAAGGGTTATGCAAAACCTAACCTACCAGTGATTTGGCACTCAAACAGCAAAGCCTGGATGACTGTGACTATTTTTCATGACTGGTTTATCAACTATTTCTGTCCAGCTGTAGAAAAGTACTGTGCCAAACATCACCTTTCCAACAAAGCACTGCTCATTTTGGATAACACTCCTAGCCACCCACTGAATTTAAATGATCTTTCGAATAGTGTGCGAGTTGAGTACTTGTCCATCAACACAGCAGCCTTATTACAACCAATGGATCAAGGTGTAATAGCAACTTTCAAAAGAtattatttaagaaaaacttttaAGCAATTGACTTATGCAACTAATGGAGAAGGTAAGCCAACAGTTCGAGAATTTTGGAAAAGCTTTAACATTTTGAATGCAATAGATAACATTGCTGAGTCATGGGATGAAGTGAAAGTTTCGACAATGAATGGTGCCTGGAAAAACATTTGGCCAGAGTGCATCAACAACTTTAGTGGCTTTCCACCAGCAGAATCAGCAGAAAAGGTTACTAGAGACATAGTAGAACTAGCAAATGAGGCTGGATTTGAAGACGTTGTTGAAGGAGATGTGATTCACCTCTTGGATTCTTATGAAGATTATTTGTCAGATGACGACCTCATGTTGTTGGAGCAAGAGCAGGCTTCACAAGAAGTTGATATGATAGAAACACCACCAGTCCCTCTTCAAATAATGACAAACCACCTTTCAGATGCCTTATCATACGTTGACCAGGTTGTGCATATCCTTAGTGTGAATGACCCAAACCGAGAACGTAGTCTAAGGGTTGGCCGCTTACTGCAAGATGCTATGAGCTGTTACAGGGAAATGTACAAGGAAAAATTACGTCGCAAACAGCAGTCAACTCTTGATGCATTCCTTGTCTTAAAATCAGAGCCTCCCTCTCCCTAA